A stretch of Synechococcus sp. WH 8020 DNA encodes these proteins:
- the cpeB gene encoding class 1 C-phycoerythrin subunit beta, whose translation MLDAFSRSVVSADAKTAPVGGSDLAGLRSYVRDGNKRLDAVNAITSNASCIVSDAVTGMICENTGLIQAGGNCYPNRRMAACLRDGEIVLRYISYALLAGDASVLDDRCLNGLKETYIALGVPTQSAGRAVAIMKASATAHIGETNTPGLGGKRFRKMETTQGDCAALVAEAGAYFDRVIGAIS comes from the coding sequence ATGCTCGACGCATTCTCACGTTCGGTCGTCAGTGCCGACGCCAAAACTGCTCCCGTTGGTGGTAGTGACCTCGCAGGTCTCCGCTCCTATGTTCGTGACGGCAATAAGCGTCTCGATGCTGTCAACGCCATCACCTCAAACGCCTCCTGCATCGTTTCAGATGCTGTGACAGGCATGATTTGTGAAAACACAGGTCTGATCCAGGCAGGTGGCAATTGCTACCCCAACCGTCGTATGGCAGCTTGCCTTCGCGACGGAGAGATCGTTCTTCGCTACATCAGCTATGCCCTTTTGGCTGGCGATGCATCCGTGCTTGATGATCGTTGCTTGAACGGACTCAAGGAAACCTACATTGCGCTGGGTGTTCCTACTCAGTCTGCAGGTCGCGCCGTTGCCATCATGAAGGCTTCCGCCACTGCTCACATCGGAGAAACCAACACTCCTGGTTTGGGTGGTAAGCGTTTCCGTAAAATGGAAACTACACAGGGTGACTGTGCCGCTCTGGTTGCAGAAGCAGGTGCTTATTTCGATCGCGTCATCGGCGCTATTTCCTGA
- the cpeA gene encoding class 1 C-phycoerythrin subunit alpha produces the protein MKSVVTTVVTAADAAGRFLSQNDLEAVQGNIQRAAARLEAAEKLAAGLDKVTREAGDACFNKYSYLKQPGEAGDSQVKVDKCYRDLGHYLRLINYCLVVGGTGPLDEWGIAGAREVYRSLSLPTGPYVEALTYTRDRACAPRDMSPQALNEFKSYLDYVINALS, from the coding sequence ATGAAGTCCGTCGTGACAACCGTCGTGACCGCTGCAGATGCAGCAGGTCGCTTCCTTTCTCAAAACGATCTTGAAGCCGTCCAGGGCAATATTCAGCGAGCTGCAGCTCGCCTTGAAGCTGCTGAAAAGCTAGCTGCTGGCCTAGACAAGGTGACTCGTGAAGCAGGTGATGCTTGCTTTAATAAGTATTCCTATCTCAAGCAGCCCGGTGAGGCAGGCGATAGCCAAGTGAAGGTTGACAAGTGCTACCGAGATCTTGGTCACTATCTGCGCCTGATCAACTATTGCTTGGTTGTGGGCGGCACTGGTCCTTTGGACGAGTGGGGTATTGCCGGAGCACGTGAGGTTTATCGCAGCCTTTCACTCCCTACTGGCCCATACGTCGAGGCTCTGACTTATACCCGCGACCGTGCTTGCGCCCCTCGCGATATGAGCCCTCAAGCTCTTAACGAGTTCAAGAGCTATCTTGATTATGTTATCAATGCTCTCTCTTGA